From a region of the Daphnia pulicaria isolate SC F1-1A chromosome 1, SC_F0-13Bv2, whole genome shotgun sequence genome:
- the LOC124340801 gene encoding uncharacterized protein LOC124340801 isoform X1 produces MTLSSDLEVDCCEEELSETQVSFFTNAMMEYEKAMSEANQIKKEGSSVTKTGNVWLVKSTYQVKVRNPVAPPPQLPTPAVQQTMHSPRSGPTSFLIRPPIISSVPSVSTLPTKIFRPLNQSIALLPAADETPIPAVDETPFPASQLLSQFTATTTKKQKAAPCIQPGQVAQTVQAIPQTIQVAQAAQTAKVIQLSHTVKLPQTVQTPKVTQAVQVAQATQVAQVTPSISGGNNKRASSNQPVPTQKPNKPSETSQAPAVTIPTSQLMTILAVPSNATPAKNTASVPPPEDTKMLSKTIPSLCVVVRPANSVPDIVNAKKREALDSFVKSRLVLDPRRFAEWLMQVGLLRSQQFGTCRTHFNATSTPVPLQLRMYAEENKFPFSGGYVWMTKCCDRNFVSIFRESLFEDSTQSPTVLLKLIYHWACQTTVSNVVQWVKIDHVFLRLFYGMLRSVCTVEVHSSTPLFGCKNGRVEVGVISLGTTSTDGKRRDVKVEVLGVYDQETKKFRLRACEPIAGDTRSRARFTKILEPLPKWVNQKAIIMTDFTVERAALEELGFRHVVQKNLNTVSVDDRLNNRTIMEYLRKTVPKVFQNTLSLLSTATIQQFLDELVWREINGQSSSDAFHNIIRDISAQARAETGMPLVKRLPIVSVDPFKDWSITQNKPNQTSPNEATSTVALKRPMVSTIKESASTSGASNAKEMRTVSYYATMLDLSKGVAIPDPEDSEMTRPHLQCQHSECKTVTHTNLEMMAHLRQHLVKDAVTDGDDWTEHCSYCLDTLATASQKKAHEENHHLFLSTFKSQMSREDTASVKDLVCLICHEKFAQFRQLEQHLEKTHVYCEMPYRCRVCHFQTSAHSQLINHFYENHKNSLHLLCPLCLDTFDTKGDNEAKAFDTGHMQYLQHLKNHLPLTNGHPCKRCVLTFQEYDQLLYHVRTDHLSAITNIHVRPFSYTIIKPVGTVGGKNQVVVYSNSSNTGSPNLASSSSPNSVAGTGMKASLKTYSKEVQEIPNTSVARRLPNVTLTEEMLLAANLCIECKEPLKKKNHFTGYMCCTLCRFSTCCGIAMKLHQNHVHKGQVGPILGSVYALSETVKCKCGFSSSSGLDLERHMVQCGEKSVTVAS; encoded by the exons ATGACGCTTTCCAGTGATCTGGAAGTTGATTGTTGTGAAGAAGAATTGAGTGAAACTCAAGTTAGCTTCTTTACAAATGCTATGATGGAATATGAAAAAGCCATGTCAGAAGCCAACcagataaaaaaag aAGGTTCATCAGTTACAAAAACTGGAAATGTTTGGTTGGTAAAGTCTACATATCAGGTTAAAGTTCGGAATCCTGTTGCACCACCACCTCAGTTACCAACACCAGCGGTTCAACAGACCATGCATAGTCCTCGAAGTGGACCtacttcatttttaattagacCCCCGATAATTTCTTCTGTTCCTTCTGTTTCCACACTACCAACAAAAATTTTCAGGCCTCTGAATCAGTCTATAGCTTTGTTACCTGCTGCAGATGAAACTCCGATTCCAGCTGTTGATGAAACTCCATTTCCAGCATCACAAttactttcacaatttactgCTACTACCACAAAGAAACAGAAAGCTGCACCATGCATACAACCTGGCCAAGTTGCTCAAACTGTTCAAGCTATTCCTCAAACTATTCAAGTGGCTCAGGCTGCCCAAACTGCAAAAGTAATCCAGCTTTCTCATACTGTAAAACTTCCCCAGACTGTTCAAACACCAAAAGTCACACAAGCTGTTCAAGTTGCCCAAGCTACTCAAGTTGCTCAAGTTACTCCATCAATCTCAGGTGGAAATAACAAAAGAGCTAGTAGCAATCAACCTGTTCCCACACAAAAGCCAAATAAGCCATCAGAAACATCACAAGCTCCTGCAGTTACTATCCCAACAAGTCAGCTAATGACGATCTTGGCGGTTCCTTCAAATGCCACTCCAGCGAAAAATACTGCGAGTGTGCCACCACCtgaagacacaaaaatgctgTCTAAAACGATACCTTCTCTTTGTGTCGTTGTTCGTCCGGCAAATTCAGTTCCCGACATCGTAAATGCCAAGAAGCGAGAGGCACTAG ATTCGTTCGTAAAGAGCCGTTTAGTTCTCGATCCTCGTCGATTTGCGGAATGGTTAATGCAGGTTGGGCTTTTACGAAGTCAGCAATTTGGCACTTGTCGAACACATTTTAACGCGACATCAACCCCGGTTCCATTACAACTGCGAATGTACGCAGAAGAGAATAAATTTCCATTcag TGGGGGCTATGTTTGGATGACAAAATGTTGCGATCGCAACTTTGTTTCGATATTTCGTGAGTCATTATTCGAGGATTCTACCCAGTCCCCAACAGTTTTGCTAAAGCTCATTTATCACTGGGCTTGCCAAACAACCGTTTCGAACGTAGTTCAGTGGGTGAAAATTGATCATGTCTTTCTTCGCTTGTTCTATGGCATGTTACGGAGTGTTTGCACG GTAGAAGTGCATTCTAGCACTCCATTGTTCGGCTGCAAAAATGGTCGCGTTGAGGTTGGAGTGATTTCATTAGGTACAACATCGACGGATGGCAAGCGACGTGACGTTAAGGTGGAAGTCCTCGGCGTCTATGatcaagaaacaaagaaattccGACTGCGGGCCTGTGAACCAATCGCTGGGGATACGCGTAGTCGAGCTCGATTTACCAAAATTCTAGAACCCCTTccaaa GTGGGTGAATCAGAAAGCCATTATCATGACAGATTTCACTGTTGAGCGTGCGGCACTCGAAGAACTAGGATTTCGCCATGTAGtacagaaaaatttaaatacggTTTCTGTTGATGACCGCCTAAACAATCGTACCATTATGGAGTACCTCCGCAAAACGGTGCCCAAGGTGTTCCAGAATACCCTATCACTTCTTTCAACTGCTACGATCCAGCAGTTCTTGGATGAACTAGTGTGGCGTGAAATCAACGGGCAATCATCATCTGATGCTTTCCATAATATTATTCGCGATATCAGCGCTCAAGCTCGTGCAGAAACCGGAATGCCATTAGTCAA GCGTCTACCTATCGTGTCAGTCGATCCATTCAAAGACTGGAGCATTACCcaaaacaaaccaaatcaAACCTCTCCAAATGAAGCCACGAGCACGGTAGCTCTTAAGCGCCCAATGGTCTCAACTATTAAAGAGAGTGCCTCAACGAGTGGTGCAAGTAATGCAAAGGAAATGCGCACTGTATCGTACTACGCCACTATGTTGGATTTAAGTAAAGGAGTAGCCATTCCGGATCCGGAGGATTCAGAAATGACAAGACCTCATCTCCAATGTCAG CATTCGGAATGCAAAACAGTGACGCATACTAACTTGGAAATGATGGCACACTTGAGGCAACATTTGGTGAAAGACGCAGTGACTGATGGAGATGATTGGACGGAGCATTGTAGTTATTGCTTGGATACTTTAGCTACTGCAAGTCAGAAAAAAGCGCACGAAGAAAATCATCACTTGTTTCTTTCGACATTTAAG TCTCAAATGTCGAGGGAAGATACTGCTTCCGTTAAAGATCTGGTGTGTTTAATTTGCCACGAAAAGTTCGCACAATTTCGCCAGTTGGAGCAGCATTTGGAGAAGACGCATGTGTACTGTGAGATGCCCTATCGCTGCCGTGTCTGTCATTTCCAGACTTCAGCCCACTCGCAACTGATCAACCACTTCTATGAAAATCACAAGAATAGTTTACATTTGTTGTGCCCTTTGTGCCTCGACACGTTCGATACAAAAGGAGACAATGAAGCAAAAGCATTTGATACAGGGCATATGCAGTACTTGCAGCATCTGAAAAACCATCTACCGTTGACAAACGGCCATCCTTGCAAGCGTTGTGTTCTGACTTTCCAAGAGTACGATCAGTTACTCTATCACGTTCGTACTGACCACCTCTCGGCCATAACAAACATACACGTGCGGCCTTTTAGTTACACGATCATCAAACCAGTTGGTACCGTAGGCGGCAAGAATCAAGTGGTGGTCTATTCAAACTCATCAAATACTGGATCACCTAACCTTGCCTCATCAAGTTCTCCTAATTCGGTTGCTGGTACCGGAATGAAAGCAAGTCTTAAAACGTACTCTAAAGAAGTTCAGGAGATACCGAATACAAGTGTGGCCCGTCGACTTCCGAACGTAACTCTGACAGAGGAGATGCTTCTTGCTGCCAACCTATGCATTGAATGCAAAGAgcctttaaagaagaaaaaccatttCACCGGGTACATGTGCTGTACTTTGTGTCGCTTTTCAACTTGCTGTGGCATCGCTATGAAACTTCACCAGAATCACGTCCATAAAGGCCAAGTTGGTCCAATCCTTG GTTCTGTTTATGCTTTAAGTGAGACGGTGAAGTGCAAATGTGGATTCTCTAGCAGCAGCGGTCTTGATTTGGAACGTCATATGGTTCAGTGCGGTGAGAAGTCAGTTACTGTTGCGTCGTAA
- the LOC124340801 gene encoding uncharacterized protein LOC124340801 isoform X2, giving the protein MTLSSDLEVDCCEEELSETQVSFFTNAMMEYEKAMSEANQIKKGSSVTKTGNVWLVKSTYQVKVRNPVAPPPQLPTPAVQQTMHSPRSGPTSFLIRPPIISSVPSVSTLPTKIFRPLNQSIALLPAADETPIPAVDETPFPASQLLSQFTATTTKKQKAAPCIQPGQVAQTVQAIPQTIQVAQAAQTAKVIQLSHTVKLPQTVQTPKVTQAVQVAQATQVAQVTPSISGGNNKRASSNQPVPTQKPNKPSETSQAPAVTIPTSQLMTILAVPSNATPAKNTASVPPPEDTKMLSKTIPSLCVVVRPANSVPDIVNAKKREALDSFVKSRLVLDPRRFAEWLMQVGLLRSQQFGTCRTHFNATSTPVPLQLRMYAEENKFPFSGGYVWMTKCCDRNFVSIFRESLFEDSTQSPTVLLKLIYHWACQTTVSNVVQWVKIDHVFLRLFYGMLRSVCTVEVHSSTPLFGCKNGRVEVGVISLGTTSTDGKRRDVKVEVLGVYDQETKKFRLRACEPIAGDTRSRARFTKILEPLPKWVNQKAIIMTDFTVERAALEELGFRHVVQKNLNTVSVDDRLNNRTIMEYLRKTVPKVFQNTLSLLSTATIQQFLDELVWREINGQSSSDAFHNIIRDISAQARAETGMPLVKRLPIVSVDPFKDWSITQNKPNQTSPNEATSTVALKRPMVSTIKESASTSGASNAKEMRTVSYYATMLDLSKGVAIPDPEDSEMTRPHLQCQHSECKTVTHTNLEMMAHLRQHLVKDAVTDGDDWTEHCSYCLDTLATASQKKAHEENHHLFLSTFKSQMSREDTASVKDLVCLICHEKFAQFRQLEQHLEKTHVYCEMPYRCRVCHFQTSAHSQLINHFYENHKNSLHLLCPLCLDTFDTKGDNEAKAFDTGHMQYLQHLKNHLPLTNGHPCKRCVLTFQEYDQLLYHVRTDHLSAITNIHVRPFSYTIIKPVGTVGGKNQVVVYSNSSNTGSPNLASSSSPNSVAGTGMKASLKTYSKEVQEIPNTSVARRLPNVTLTEEMLLAANLCIECKEPLKKKNHFTGYMCCTLCRFSTCCGIAMKLHQNHVHKGQVGPILGSVYALSETVKCKCGFSSSSGLDLERHMVQCGEKSVTVAS; this is encoded by the exons ATGACGCTTTCCAGTGATCTGGAAGTTGATTGTTGTGAAGAAGAATTGAGTGAAACTCAAGTTAGCTTCTTTACAAATGCTATGATGGAATATGAAAAAGCCATGTCAGAAGCCAACcagataaaaaaag GTTCATCAGTTACAAAAACTGGAAATGTTTGGTTGGTAAAGTCTACATATCAGGTTAAAGTTCGGAATCCTGTTGCACCACCACCTCAGTTACCAACACCAGCGGTTCAACAGACCATGCATAGTCCTCGAAGTGGACCtacttcatttttaattagacCCCCGATAATTTCTTCTGTTCCTTCTGTTTCCACACTACCAACAAAAATTTTCAGGCCTCTGAATCAGTCTATAGCTTTGTTACCTGCTGCAGATGAAACTCCGATTCCAGCTGTTGATGAAACTCCATTTCCAGCATCACAAttactttcacaatttactgCTACTACCACAAAGAAACAGAAAGCTGCACCATGCATACAACCTGGCCAAGTTGCTCAAACTGTTCAAGCTATTCCTCAAACTATTCAAGTGGCTCAGGCTGCCCAAACTGCAAAAGTAATCCAGCTTTCTCATACTGTAAAACTTCCCCAGACTGTTCAAACACCAAAAGTCACACAAGCTGTTCAAGTTGCCCAAGCTACTCAAGTTGCTCAAGTTACTCCATCAATCTCAGGTGGAAATAACAAAAGAGCTAGTAGCAATCAACCTGTTCCCACACAAAAGCCAAATAAGCCATCAGAAACATCACAAGCTCCTGCAGTTACTATCCCAACAAGTCAGCTAATGACGATCTTGGCGGTTCCTTCAAATGCCACTCCAGCGAAAAATACTGCGAGTGTGCCACCACCtgaagacacaaaaatgctgTCTAAAACGATACCTTCTCTTTGTGTCGTTGTTCGTCCGGCAAATTCAGTTCCCGACATCGTAAATGCCAAGAAGCGAGAGGCACTAG ATTCGTTCGTAAAGAGCCGTTTAGTTCTCGATCCTCGTCGATTTGCGGAATGGTTAATGCAGGTTGGGCTTTTACGAAGTCAGCAATTTGGCACTTGTCGAACACATTTTAACGCGACATCAACCCCGGTTCCATTACAACTGCGAATGTACGCAGAAGAGAATAAATTTCCATTcag TGGGGGCTATGTTTGGATGACAAAATGTTGCGATCGCAACTTTGTTTCGATATTTCGTGAGTCATTATTCGAGGATTCTACCCAGTCCCCAACAGTTTTGCTAAAGCTCATTTATCACTGGGCTTGCCAAACAACCGTTTCGAACGTAGTTCAGTGGGTGAAAATTGATCATGTCTTTCTTCGCTTGTTCTATGGCATGTTACGGAGTGTTTGCACG GTAGAAGTGCATTCTAGCACTCCATTGTTCGGCTGCAAAAATGGTCGCGTTGAGGTTGGAGTGATTTCATTAGGTACAACATCGACGGATGGCAAGCGACGTGACGTTAAGGTGGAAGTCCTCGGCGTCTATGatcaagaaacaaagaaattccGACTGCGGGCCTGTGAACCAATCGCTGGGGATACGCGTAGTCGAGCTCGATTTACCAAAATTCTAGAACCCCTTccaaa GTGGGTGAATCAGAAAGCCATTATCATGACAGATTTCACTGTTGAGCGTGCGGCACTCGAAGAACTAGGATTTCGCCATGTAGtacagaaaaatttaaatacggTTTCTGTTGATGACCGCCTAAACAATCGTACCATTATGGAGTACCTCCGCAAAACGGTGCCCAAGGTGTTCCAGAATACCCTATCACTTCTTTCAACTGCTACGATCCAGCAGTTCTTGGATGAACTAGTGTGGCGTGAAATCAACGGGCAATCATCATCTGATGCTTTCCATAATATTATTCGCGATATCAGCGCTCAAGCTCGTGCAGAAACCGGAATGCCATTAGTCAA GCGTCTACCTATCGTGTCAGTCGATCCATTCAAAGACTGGAGCATTACCcaaaacaaaccaaatcaAACCTCTCCAAATGAAGCCACGAGCACGGTAGCTCTTAAGCGCCCAATGGTCTCAACTATTAAAGAGAGTGCCTCAACGAGTGGTGCAAGTAATGCAAAGGAAATGCGCACTGTATCGTACTACGCCACTATGTTGGATTTAAGTAAAGGAGTAGCCATTCCGGATCCGGAGGATTCAGAAATGACAAGACCTCATCTCCAATGTCAG CATTCGGAATGCAAAACAGTGACGCATACTAACTTGGAAATGATGGCACACTTGAGGCAACATTTGGTGAAAGACGCAGTGACTGATGGAGATGATTGGACGGAGCATTGTAGTTATTGCTTGGATACTTTAGCTACTGCAAGTCAGAAAAAAGCGCACGAAGAAAATCATCACTTGTTTCTTTCGACATTTAAG TCTCAAATGTCGAGGGAAGATACTGCTTCCGTTAAAGATCTGGTGTGTTTAATTTGCCACGAAAAGTTCGCACAATTTCGCCAGTTGGAGCAGCATTTGGAGAAGACGCATGTGTACTGTGAGATGCCCTATCGCTGCCGTGTCTGTCATTTCCAGACTTCAGCCCACTCGCAACTGATCAACCACTTCTATGAAAATCACAAGAATAGTTTACATTTGTTGTGCCCTTTGTGCCTCGACACGTTCGATACAAAAGGAGACAATGAAGCAAAAGCATTTGATACAGGGCATATGCAGTACTTGCAGCATCTGAAAAACCATCTACCGTTGACAAACGGCCATCCTTGCAAGCGTTGTGTTCTGACTTTCCAAGAGTACGATCAGTTACTCTATCACGTTCGTACTGACCACCTCTCGGCCATAACAAACATACACGTGCGGCCTTTTAGTTACACGATCATCAAACCAGTTGGTACCGTAGGCGGCAAGAATCAAGTGGTGGTCTATTCAAACTCATCAAATACTGGATCACCTAACCTTGCCTCATCAAGTTCTCCTAATTCGGTTGCTGGTACCGGAATGAAAGCAAGTCTTAAAACGTACTCTAAAGAAGTTCAGGAGATACCGAATACAAGTGTGGCCCGTCGACTTCCGAACGTAACTCTGACAGAGGAGATGCTTCTTGCTGCCAACCTATGCATTGAATGCAAAGAgcctttaaagaagaaaaaccatttCACCGGGTACATGTGCTGTACTTTGTGTCGCTTTTCAACTTGCTGTGGCATCGCTATGAAACTTCACCAGAATCACGTCCATAAAGGCCAAGTTGGTCCAATCCTTG GTTCTGTTTATGCTTTAAGTGAGACGGTGAAGTGCAAATGTGGATTCTCTAGCAGCAGCGGTCTTGATTTGGAACGTCATATGGTTCAGTGCGGTGAGAAGTCAGTTACTGTTGCGTCGTAA
- the LOC124341933 gene encoding checkpoint protein HUS1-like, with amino-acid sequence MKFRGKMIDPNCIKQFIGILGCMTKLGKSCILRITTTDLYFIVRESQTISTSPLIWCTLDEGHFFSEFGMEGLSTVDNEIYLEFVAENVARTLSALKVSGTAKSVKIKLTKKLSSPCLTFEIDLPSGSNHSRLVVHDIPVNLVPRRLWNDYVEPEVVDPDISVHMPQLRLMKSIIERMKNLANMATLHVTSEGLLTLTVETEAVSVTSHFDNLHVEKQKEDEASVTIELKRLSNFLAHEQLNPQKVVCDVLQSKLMHLNFLSDSYSLQYFLPGINDQ; translated from the exons ATGAAGTTTCGTGGGAAAATGATTGATCCTAACTGCATTAAGCAATTCATAG GAATTTTAGGTTGCATGACGAAACTTGGGAAATCATGCATTCTAAGGATCACTACCACCGACTTGTATTTCATTGTCCGTGAATCCCAGACAATTTCAACCTCTCCACTTATTTGGTGTACTCTTGATGAGGGTCactttttttcagaatttggaATGGAAGGTTTAAGTACCGTTGATAACGAAATATACCTTGAATTTGTTGCAG aAAATGTTGCAAGAACATTGAGTGCCTTGAAAGTATCAGGAACTGCAAAATCAGTAAAAATCAAACTCACAAAGAAGCTTTCTTCACCGTGTCTAACTTTTGAGATTGACTTG CCATCAGGTTCTAATCATTCACGATTAGTTGTTCACGACATCCCTGTGAATTTGGTACCTAGAAGGCTTTGGAATGACTATGTTGAGCCAGAAGTTGTGGATCCAgat ATTTCAGTTCATATGCCACAGCTCCGTTTAATGAAAAGCATTATTGAACGCATGAAAAACCTTGCCAATATGGCCACTCTTCACGTCACATCCGAAGGATTACTTACTCTAACTGTTGAAACTGAAGCCGTTTCCGTAACTTCACACTTCGATAATCTACACGTCGAAAAGCAAA AGGAAGATGAAGCTAGTGTCACCATCGAATTGAAACGTCTATCAAATTTTCTAGCTCATGAACAGCTTAATCCACAAAAAGTCGTTTGTG ATGTGCTGCAATCAAAATTGatgcatttgaattttctgaGCGACAGTTACAGTTTGCAGTATTTTCTCCCAGGGATTAATGACcaataa